One window of Athalia rosae chromosome 2, iyAthRosa1.1, whole genome shotgun sequence genomic DNA carries:
- the LOC105688231 gene encoding rho guanine nucleotide exchange factor 3-like: protein MDEHHDISIKDRLPEPQKRFWMRSRKRRNSDAASVNSMDISMGCESLKKKKRRRITEVATSLFTLSSSSSSSSTPNKFTSVLQRSFGSQISHADISLLGEETNTKTIEERLSKVNTERLDQLSIRSWIVDIAEGKCGGQLDKSLSRREIKRQEAIYELFCGEEVLLHDLNNLREIYYEPLLNANILTPGELSTLFGDISSLIDLHSRLRDELVDLRDASGFTKVVGTTLINWLPSLAECYIDRCKTQVWVRHLLDAKRVTNKRFEDFLKKKTSAPRSVDLWTYLDVPRSRVVKYPLLVNEILRHTSSNHSDQTLLRKASGILSKLLIEIDQGIGMSECQLAQSRINPSPVHDPNKSIEKAAELITEGLLRDARGTKLHCFLFDNCFVLTRPARRLGRKCNPCFPVITSGELKFQPDIGSNQKLYSNGFKIGEHTLSTEDEHSKRHWLESLRRIRNTNTDTDTDLYMSTKENMDETPNESGLLPSPNLKTNKKRKSLGDLCSRKIILRVKRSSIGLV, encoded by the exons atgGATGAACATCACGATATTTCAATCAAAGATCGTCTCCCGGAGCCCCAAAAGCGATTTTGGATG CGCTCAAGAAAGCGTAGAAATAGTGATGCAGCAAGTGTGAATTCAATGGATATATCCATGGGATGTGAGAgcttgaaaaagaagaagagacggAGGATAACAGAGGTGGCGACCAGTCTTTTCACTTTGTCTTCATCCTCTTCTAGTTCATCTACGCCAAACAAATTCACTAGTGTTCTGCAGAGGTCATTTGGTTCTCAAATCTCTCATGCGGACATCTCTCTCCTTGGAGAAGAAACGAATACAAAAACTATTGAAGAAAG ATTGTCGAAAGTCAATACAGAGAGGCTAGATCAGTTGTCTATTCGCAGCTGGATTGTCGATATTGCAGAAGGTAAATGTGGGGGTCAATTGGATAAAAGTTTGAGccggagagaaataaaacgtCAAGAAGCAATCTATGAATTATTTTGTGGAGAAGAAGTCCTCCTTCACGATCTCAATAATCTCAGAGAAATTTACTATGAGCCACTACTCAATGCCAATATTTTGACACCTGGCGAGCTCTCCACTCTTTTTGGAGATATTTCAAGCCTTATCGACTTACACAGCAGACTGAGAGATGAATTAGTCGATCTACGAGACGCATCAGGATTTACAAAGGTGGTTGGCACCACTCTGATCAATTGG ctGCCAAGTCTTGCGGAATGCTACATCGACAGATGTAAGACACAAGTGTGGGTGAGACATTTGCTGGATGCAAAACGAGTGACAAACAAGCGTTTTGAAGactttttgaagaaaaaaacttcagcacCACGATCTGTAGATCTTTGGACATATTTGGATGTTCCTCGTTCAAGAGTCGTTAAATATCCCCTGCTGGTGAATGAAATTCTCAGGCACACCTCGTCTAATCATTCAGATCAGACTTTACTCAGAAAAGCCAGTGGAATACTATCGAAATTATTGATTGAAATCGATCAAGGAATTGGAATGTCGGAGTGCCAACTAGCGCAGAGCAGAATCAACCCCTCTCCAGTTCATGATCCAAATAAATCCATAGAAAAAGCTGCCGAATTGATCACGGAAGGATTGCTGAGGGATGCTAGAGGAACG AAACTTCACTGCTTTCTGTTTGACAATTGTTTCGTATTGACTCGCCCGGCTAGAAGATTGGGACGGAAATGCAACCCCTGTTTTCCCGTTATAACGAGTGGAGAGTTAAAATTTCAGCCAGATATTGGGAGCAATCAAAAATTGTATTCAAATGGATTTAAAATTGGAGAACACACGTTGAGCACCGAGGATGAACATTCCAAACGACATTGGCTGGAATCTCTTCGCAGAATACGGAACACGAATACAGATACAGATACAGATTTGTACATGTCGACTAAAGAAAACATGGACGAAACACCTAATGAATCAGGCCTGCTTCCATCTCCAAATTTGAAGACAAACAAGAAAAGGAAGTCCTTAGGAGAT
- the LOC105688239 gene encoding low molecular weight phosphotyrosine protein phosphatase 1-like — protein MSVKKKVLMVCLGNICRSPIAEAVFADFIRRKKLYDIWEVHSAALIGYHTGKGPDHRAMTTIEKHGITDYTHQARPITTNDFHNFDWIFGMDEDNIRELERLRPNNSSAVIELLGSYDPEEERIIRDPYYDTDIQGFEKAYIQCVRSVAAFLEKHKY, from the exons ATGTCAGTCAAGAAAAAGGTGTTGATGGTGTGCTTAG GCAATATTTGCCGCTCACCAATTGCGGAAGCTGTTTTTGCGGACTTTATTCGAAGAAAGAAGCTTTACGATATTTGGGAAGTTCATAGCGCAGCGCTGATTGGTTACCACACAGGCAAGGGTCCAGATCATAGAGCGATGACAACTATAGAAAAACACGGGATCACAGATTACACTCACCAAGCAAGACCT ATTACTACCAATGATTTTCACAACTTTGATTGGATTTTTGGAATGGATGAAGATAATATCAGGGAACTTGAACGGTTGCGACCTAACAACAGTTCTGCAGTAATCGAACTCCTCGGCAGCTACGATCCAGAAGAGGAGCGGATCATTAGAGACCCTTACTAC GATACTGATATACAGGGATTTGAAAAGGCATACATACAATGTGTGAGGTCAGTAGCAGCATTTCTAGAAAAACACAAGTACTAG